A genomic stretch from Plasmodium brasilianum strain Bolivian I chromosome 9, whole genome shotgun sequence includes:
- a CDS encoding chromo domain-containing protein — MALKKGRGTSNKLKKRNKAKNIIDDDYSSELSITVVGEPDYNEVFEVERIVMARYKLNIKRKKNRKEESLDNFEFFIKWKNYDSDDNTWEPFENLSSTLKGQARKAALKLTEELSIIRSNGGGSNAGNRNGVNKRKKGIIINTVKNELIDNFTNNVIDNNLNGLEDQVTKNMANEMDSEHIHNIGNGNGNSISNNNNNINSNSNSNSNNCFARNMLDDDDLINSDSLFNSMNISKSINDHFEKDSCTHRKKLGNIKSILCISDRINNIGILNKNKKISSSAKNKILDRLDKNYFIRQKNKFNTILKNNKNLFDHFINSRNKELLNNENNNNILRNNDINIFDHFESTNFDEKNDIHHHYHSHNHNHHHTHICNDSNKLSPENYNSKSLVTFANNLQNDEDAYLFWKSRDKRKFESLNLVYNSTNAPVPGSTTNSSRMHNNNSNINSNSNINNINSSNNMNMSNSMNLSNNMNLSNNMNLNNNMNISNNVNISNNMNISNNMNMSNNMNISNNMNMSSNMNISNNMNISNNNNNSNCNNNGNNNSEIPPLYMYDNKRLKKINLNNNNDSFIYEEEYVSKRPCNSLSSSEMLFISDKMYEQFMTKNNNIERCKKSQENDEQPFSNSNNQRRKGYKNMVSSSLLFNSRNSGNVRSSNKKGSSSTSTNNNEDDHFYIKDYYTNNNNQNYIIVKNEITDEDNNISTKDKRPYAIAHINSGKNLEDEQIRHSSGSTTSPCRNNSAAVHYNSSSSNHMKKKKMNVKTKNDSKERHNNVGVGNNSGMNSGNISNNSNNVNNFNNINNVNKINNSNSNSNNNSNNNNNSHNSYNKLNIGENNSIINNNNNKTCIINNNNTNYITINNHKKKALYKNKSPSKIPSGNMFKKKLSTFKKSMKKFSKNNATAAGGHMHAVNLHRFDSNNEKKRYLDFDHISTSSEILFKNKYSTENMNIYRDDMLHFEELLDRKNKTSFKDMHDNDNFAEYGSSLHPDNNNSNHHSSSNHHNNNNNAEEEHMFDVEDSYFSRGLHNVSSLYEMYMKDRNSNNITAEEKTLVNGCAYDKEDGKSIKSSYNNNNNKNRRNLFAEKLLEANSTENNICRKNGVDYIEVDRNGTVQKKKKKKKKNTVQELLFHNREKYTSNDVLNIRNIVYDENVDESISNELFTANESLVMKHSFEENEIKQRDNNDINGNNNSNSNSNSNNNRNSSGIGNAIGSAIGSAIGSGNGSGNGSGNGSVFRLLSSASTDHRNINKRLHDYASLDGRYFDQFSEENIRFFNELNDEEKNVVSSNEYLTDAVYITDAAKYYLNDKGEQRSKPSPKEIGDSTNITNNNISNNSGINSTTNSNNHNNISINKNGGSNRNNEDNYNVNEEEMLEYVRNVFKKNNNNGDNASESGSGNGSDDGKKDSNLKEYTRNNSDSIYHNVHSDYVPSDIQSDANINADNNIGNSGSNIKSNILDNNTDNSIDNSMENGMINGMMSDITIGAINGAISGAINGAINGTISGVNHGENSRENDNSKKLKTVKRTDFETVTTSSIYDDPIKKKKILAMSENLVINENNNSKDILRRKVQENKKRIYTNNDHVKTNNRKINRSNSDIINKKNSIRKINYYEKTNMKKKHDHNNNNTSNNFQNTTINVDGVNTTNSVNIRRYNNSGMGDGINSDVSSGLNHIEGDIIINIKDLFNTEDEKCDYYINFLENVLSALKERRLYQSEDAVILNELKLNMNTEEDNDVQQNEYEEKHVSTNSFHKMIKYPDEFVKFSKHSRKAPFENLQLESNRPKQMRLKNILYSCNNMNDDSINNVSFNNISGNLNSISNNVNSISNNVNSISNNVNSISNNVSSISNNVSSISNNVSSISNNVSSISNNMNNSALLRISSKRNSDDYPDLNNSRSTMHFVNRSNYDKRGIVEKKVLLSAYSNKKGEKRKKKKGAVAEAVDVAEGDNMAYYEDEVQAKLNMNNINNNNTLIEIKKKDIQALKIDESKDDPIISYDDINENINIDNEQQREKQQYELQQDEQHRMKYARLDILNISVVKMNYMDRYIEYSESIDKLALNNIDSLIKNMNVINFYNGKNKNSINFIKGNFQVHLLESYTNILLYFDIFNDFRNYNFIYKNCEFINILLDYVCDSKSENKNFNVNSSLNELSKNIMLFDEIYKLNNKLNEFFKDIFLSINVKPNLFFFPSPDYFERFYFHLSCKADLTDADNNNTDNNNNNTDNTNNTDNTNNADNTNNTDNTNNADNSNNADNISEKNGVSLHTDSSYREISSKDNKDHSKNEYSSDTWEDANEESGCNGNDHHVGEEQQEQKLEEGGSGVLYSDCNNAHNEVHRNDHSANRNEVQSEVQNEIHYNIDSRIFVENVIANLSTSINNNENNNKENNASSIPCISRSKGFMKNASFEKCESGNEKKSCYEDLREKYFEKKVDTDELGLHMYQSDHLNAEKQKLQNDKPAPNVSNNCIKKKNDAPIVWKNSNIEANEYNKNVIMSKKSSSNGSGSSSEVDIEYKSLSDVHQVEEASDVYHKKITNFYECKEICNEDETAMHENCNNNSSATLYTNLEYASNDQPGFPNKVISVDCMTKQQKDVRSISAELVYHSDVNRSINNENINKCSSSNSINSNNKSSSSNNKSSSSNNKGSSSSSNSNSNSNSNSNSNSNSNSNSSRSNNNGNEREFTAITNESSECAKDGSHIIDVSDEIEKIEESNNNIPSSNNVLDEHNNTIEKMDEMNNSFNKRNCSNSTTATITTTTAQANNPNENTVNFHIKTQNQCKDDDNNNGHRRNNNGHDDYEDDNNNNVGGSGAPNMISNNKGSGSHNRNNYAGNSGGGSNKAGGNHSGSNHNGSNHNGSNHRSSTDFNFHYNNENRGSGIFLNDSISNSTLFLKNCYMPKEQTKKNLLLIAVL, encoded by the coding sequence ATGGCATTGAAAAAGGGAAGGGGGACGTCGAACAAactaaaaaagagaaataaagcaaaaaacaTTATTGATGATGACTATAGTTCCGAATTGAGTATTACAGTGGTGGGTGAACCGGATTACAATGAGGTTTTTGAAGTGGAAAGGATTGTAATGGCAAGATATAAATTGaacataaaaagaaaaaaaaatagaaaagaagAGAGTTTAgataattttgaattttttataaaatggaaaaattatgatagtGATGACAATACTTGGGAGCCATTCGAAAATTTAAGTTCCACGTTAAAGGGACAAGCGCGAAAAGCTGCTCTGAAATTGACTGAAGAGTTAAGCATAATAAGATCAAATGGAGGAGGTAGTAACGCAGGAAATAGAAATGGAgttaataaaaggaaaaaaggaataataataaatacagtTAAGAATGAATTAATTGATAACTTTACAAATAATGTAATTGACAATAACTTGAATGGACTTGAAGATCaagttacaaaaaatatggcAAACGAAATGGATTCTGAacatattcataatattggTAATGGTAATGGAAATagtattagtaataataataataatattaacagtaatagtaacagtaatagtaataactgTTTTGCAAGAAATATGCTGGATGATGACGACCTAATAAATAGTGATAGCCTTTTTAATAGCATGAATATTAGCAAAAGCATTAACGATCACTTTGAAAAAGATAGTTGTACGCATCGTAAAAAATTAGGgaatattaaaagtatattatgtatatcagatagaattaataatattggtattttaaataaaaataaaaagatatcaAGTAGTgccaaaaataaaatattagatCGACtggataaaaattattttataagacaaaaaaataaatttaatacaattttaaaaaataacaaaaatttatttgatcattttattaatagtagaaataaagaattattaaataatgagaataataataatatattaagaaataatgatattaatatatttgatcATTTTGAAAGTACAAattttgatgaaaaaaatgatatacaTCATCATTACCATAGCCATAATCATAATCATCatcatacacatatatgtaatgaCTCCAATAAATTATCTCCAGAAAATTATAACAGTAAAAGTTTGGTTACCTTTGCAAACAATTTACAAAATGATGAAGATGCTTATCTTTTCTGGAAAAGTAGAGATAAAAGGAAATTTGAATCCCTAAACCTAGTATATAATAGTACCAACGCTCCAGTCCCTGGTAGTACTACTAACAGCAGTAGAATGcataacaataacagtaacaTTAATAGCAACAGTAACATCAACAATATCaatagcagtaataatatgaacatgAGTAATAGCATGAACTTGAGTAATAACATGAACTTAAGTAATAACATGAActtgaataataatatgaatattagtaataatgtGAATATTAGTAATAACATGAATATTAGTAATAACATGAATATGAgcaataatatgaatataagtaataatatgaatatgaGCAGTAACATGaatataagtaataatatgaatatcagtaataacaataataatagcaactGCAACAACAATGGTAACAATAACAGCGAAATACCGCCCTTGTACATGTATGATAACAAAagattgaaaaaaattaatttgaacaataataatgatagttttatttatgaagAGGAATACGTATCGAAGAGACCATGCAATTCTTTAAGTTCATCCGAAATGTTGTTCATATCAGATAAAATGTATGAGCAGTTTatgacaaaaaataataatatagagCGTTGTAAAAAATCACAAGAAAATGATGAACAACCATTTAGTAACAGCAATAATCAGAGGAGGAAAGGATACAAAAATATGGTttcttcatcattattatttaattctaGAAACAGTGGAAATGTTAGAAGTAGTAACAAAAAAGGTAGTAGTAGTACTAGTACTAACAATAATGAAGATGatcatttttacataaaggATTACTACACTAATAACAACAAtcagaattatataattgtgAAGAATGAAATAACCGATGaggataataatataagcaCAAAAGATAAAAGACCATATGCAATTGCGCATATAAATAGTGGCAAAAATTTAGAAGACGAACAAATCAGGCACAGTAGCGGTAGTACCACCAGTCCTTGCAGAAATAATAGTGCAGCAGTCCATTAcaacagtagtagtagtaaccatatgaagaaaaaaaaaatgaatgtaaaaacaaaaaatgatagCAAGGAAAGGCACAACAACGTCGGTGTTGGTAACAATAGTGGCATGAATAGCGGCAATATCAGCAACAACAGCAACAACGTAAACAACtttaacaatattaataatgtgaACAAAATCAATAACAGCAACAGTAATAgcaataacaatagtaataacaataataacagtCATAACAGTTACAATAAGCTTAATATAGGTGAGAATAACagcataataaataataataataataagacatgtataataaataacaacAATACGAATTATATAACTATTAATAATCATAAAAAGAAGGCCctttataagaataaatcTCCATCAAAAATACCATCAGGTAATATGTTCAAGAAAAAGTTAagtacatttaaaaaaagtatgaagaaattttccaaaaataatGCAACAGCAGCAGGTGGTCACATGCATGCAGTGAACCTGCACAGATTTGATAgcaataatgaaaaaaagagatattTAGATTTTGATCATATATCCACTTCAagtgaaatattatttaaaaataaatactctacggaaaatatgaatatatatagagaCGATATGCTTCATTTTGAAGAACTTTTGGATAGAAAGAACAAAACATCCTTTAAAGATATGCACGATAATGATAACTTTGCGGAGTATGGTAGCAGTCTTCACCCCGACAACAACAACAGTAACCACCACAGTAGTAGCAACCAccataataacaataacaatgcAGAAGAAGAGCACATGTTCGACGTGGAGGACTCGTATTTCAGTAGAGGACTGCATAATGTAAGTTCACTATACGAAATGTACATGAAGGACAGGAACAGCAATAATATTACTGCTGAAGAGAAGACCCTTGTGAATGGTTGTGCTTATGATAAGGAAGATGGGAAAAGCATTAAGTCgtcttataataataataataataaaaatagaagaaattTGTTTgctgaaaaattattagaagCAAATAGtacagaaaataatatatgtagaaAAAATGGAGTAGATTATATTGAAGTTGATAGAAATGGAACagtccaaaaaaaaaaaaaaaaaaagaagaaaaatactgtccaagaattattatttcataacaGGGAAAAGTATACATCAAATGATGTGTTAAATATTCGTAATATTGTGTATGACGAAAATGTGGACGAATCTATAAGTAATGAACTGTTTACGGCTAATGAAAGCCTAGTTATGAAACATTCTTTTGAGGAAAACGAAATTAAGCAGAGGGATAACAACGATATAAATGGTAACAacaacagtaacagtaacagtaacagtaacaataatcGTAATAGCAGTGGAATTGGTAATGCAATTGGCAGTGCTATTGGCAGTGCTATTGGCAGTGGCAATGGAAGTGGCAATGGAAGTGGCAATGGAAGTGTCTTTAGACTATTGAGCAGTGCAAGCACCGATCACAGGAATATTAACAAGCGATTACATGATTATGCCTCACTTGATGGGAGATATTTCGACCAATTTTCTGAGGAAAATATTAGATTTTTTAATGAGTTAAATGATGAAGAAAAGAATGTTGTAAGCTCAAATGAATATCTGACCGATGCAGTATACATCACGGACGCTGCTAAATATTATCTCAATGATAAAGGTGAACAAAGGAGTAAACCAAGTCCTAAGGAGATTGGAGATAGTACCAACATTaccaataataatatcagTAACAACAGTGGTATTAATAGCACTACTAATAGTAACAACCATAATAATATCAGTATCAACAAAAACGGTGGAAGTAATAGGAATAATGAGGATAATTATAATGTCAACGAGGAGGAAATGCTTGAATATGTTAGGAACGTTTTCAAGAAAAACAATAACAATGGTGACAATGCAAGTGAGAGCGGAAGTGGAAATGGAAGTGATGATGGCAAAAAGGATAGTAACTTAAAGGAATATACAAGGAATAATAGTGATAGTATTTATCATAATGTACATAGTGATTATGTACCTAGTGATATACAGAGTGACGCAAATATCAATGCAGATAATAACATAGGTAATAGTGGAAGTAACATCAAGAGTAATATTCTGGATAACAACACAGATAACAGCATAGATAACAGTATGGAAAATGGTATGATCAATGGTATGATGAGTGATATAACTATTGGTGCGATCAATGGTGCGATCAGTGGTGCGATCAATGGTGCGATCAATGGTACGATCAGTGGTGTGAACCATGGGGAGAACAGTAGGGAGAATGATAAttcgaaaaaattaaaaactgTGAAGCGCACGGACTTTGAAACAGTAACGACAAGCAGTATATACGATGATCccattaaaaagaaaaaaattctagCCATGAGTGAAAATCTtgttattaatgaaaataataatagcaaagATATTTTAAGAAGGAAGGTGcaagagaataaaaaaagaatatataccAATAATGATCATGTTAAAACTaataacagaaaaataaatcgCTCTAATTCCGATAtcatcaataaaaaaaattccatcagaaaaattaattattacgaaaaaacgaatatgaagaaaaagcaTGATCATAATAACAACAACACatcaaataattttcaaaacaCAACTATTAACGTAGATGGGGTGAATACGACCAACTCCGTAAATATTAGGCGTTATAATAATAGCGGCATGGGTGATGGAATAAACAGCGATGTTAGTAGCGGTTTGAATCACATTGAAGGGgatattataataaacataaaagatCTATTCAATACTGAAGATGAAAAGTGTGATTATTATATCAACTTTTTGGAAAATGTTTTGAGCGCATTAAAGGAACGACGTTTATATCAATCGGAGGATGCTGTTATATTAAATGAGTTAAAGTTAAATATGAATACAGAAGAAGACAATGATGTACAACAAAATGAATATGAAGAGAAACATGTAAGTACGAATAGTTTCCATAAGATGATTAAATATCCTGATgaatttgtaaaattttcgAAGCATTCAAGAAAGGCGCCTTTTGAAAATTTACAACTGGAGAGTAACAGACCAAAGCAAATgagattaaaaaatattctctacagttgtaataatatgaacGATGATAGTATCAACAACGTTAGTTTTAACAACATTAGTGGCAACTTGAACAGCATTAGTAACAACGTGAACAGCATTAGTAACAACGTGAACAGCATTAGTAACAACGTGAACAGCATTAGTAACAACGTGAGCAGCATTAGTAACAACGTGAGCAGCATTAGTAACAACGTGAGCAGCATTAGTAACAACGTGAGCAGCATTAGTAACAATATGAACAACAGTGCTCTTTTACGAATAAGTAGCAAGCGCAATTCGGACGATTATCCAGATTTAAATAATAGCAGAAGTACCATGCATTTTGTAAATAGATCGAATTATGATAAAAGAGGAATTGTAGAAAAGAAGGTATTATTATCTGCATATTCGaataaaaaaggggaaaaaaggaaaaaaaaaaagggagcAGTGGCTGAAGCAGTGGACGTGGCAGAGGGGGATAACATGGCATATTACGAAGATGAAGTTCAGGCAAagttaaatatgaataatattaataataataatacattaatagaaattaaaaagaaagatatCCAAGCATTAAAAATAGATGAAAGTAAAGATGACCCTATCATTTCTTATGATgacataaatgaaaatattaacattgACAATGAGCAGCAACGTGAGAAGCAACAGTATGAACTGCAACAAGACGAACAACATAGAATGAAGTATGCGCGATTAGATATTCTAAATATAAGTGTTGTTAAGATGAATTACATGGACAGGTATATTGAGTATAGCGAGTCAATTGATAAATTGGCCCTAAACAACATCGATTCCCTTATAAAAAACATGaatgttataaatttttacaatggaaagaataaaaatagtattaatttcataaaaGGAAATTTCCAAGTACATCTGTTAGAGTCATATACAaacattttactttattttgatatttttaacGATTTTAgaaattacaattttatatataaaaattgcgaatttataaatatattattagacTATGTTTGTGATAGCaaaagtgaaaataaaaattttaatgtaaatagTTCGTTAAATGAgttatcaaaaaatattatgttatttgatgaaatatataaactaaaTAACAAactaaatgaattttttaaggatatatttttatccatTAATGTAAAGCCgaatctattttttttcccctctcCTGATTATTTCGAaagattttattttcatttaagtTGCAAAGCCGATTTGACGGATGctgataataataacacagataataataataataatacggataatactaataatacggataatactaataatgcggataatactaataatacGGATAATACTAATAATGCGGATAATTCTAATAATGCGGATAATATTAGTGAAAAAAATGGCGTTTCACTGCATACAGACAGTAGCTATAGAGAGATCAGTTCGAAAGACAATAAAGATCattcaaaaaatgaatatagcAGCGACACTTGGGAAGACGCGAATGAGGAGTCTGGTTGTAATGGAAATGATCATCATGTAGGAGAGGAACAGCAGGAGCAGAAACTGGAGGAGGGGGGTAGTGGTGTGCTTTACAGTGACTGCAACAATGCGCATAATGAAGTCCATAGAAACGATCATAGTGCGAATCGCAATGAAGTGCAAAGTGAAGTACAAAATGAAATCCATTACAATATAGACTCACGCATTTTCGTTGAAAACGTTATCGCCAATTTGAGCACAAGCATTAATAACAATGAAAACAATAACAAGGAAAATAATGCTAGCTCAATTCCGTGTATTAGTAGGAGTAAGGGATTTATGAAGAACGCAAGTTTTGAAAAATGTGAAAGCGGTAATGAGAAGAAGAGTTGTTATGAGGACCTACgcgaaaaatattttgaaaaaaaggtAGACACAGATGAGCTTGGTCTGCATATGTATCAGAGTGACCATTTGAATgctgaaaaacaaaaattacaaaatgacAAACCTGCACCAAATGTATCAAATAATtgtattaagaaaaaaaatgatgctCCTATAGTTTGGAAAAACAGTAACATTGAAgcaaatgaatataataagaatGTTATTATGAGTAAAAAAAGTAGTAGTAATGGTAGTGGTAGTAGTAGTGAAGTAGATATTGAATACAAATCATTAAGTGATGTGCATCAAGTGGAGGAAGCTTCAGATGTATATCATAAGAAaattactaatttttatgaatgcAAAGAAATATGTAATGAGGATGAAACGGCTATGCATGAGaactgtaataataattctagTGCAACTCTTTACACCAATTTAGAATATGCTTCGAATGATCAACCTGGTTTTCCTAATAAAGTAATCAGTGTTGATTGTATGACAAAACAGCAAAAGGACGTCAGATCAATCAGTGCAGAGTTGGTATATCACAGTGATGTTAATAGAAGCATCAACAACGAGAATATTAATAAgtgtagtagtagtaatagtattaatagtaataataagagtagtagtagtaataataagagtagtagtagtaataataagggtagtagtagtagtagtaatagtaatagtaatagtaatagtaatagtaatagtaatagtaatagtaatagtaatagtagtaggagtaataataatggtaacGAAAGGGAATTTACAGCTATAACTAACGAATCCAGTGAGTGTGCGAAAGATGGTTCACATATCATTGATGTATCGGATGAGATAGAAAAGATAGAAGaaagtaataacaatatacctagtagtaataatgtaTTGGATGAGCATAATAATACCATTGAAAAAATGGATGAAATGAACAATAGTTTTAACAAAAGGAACTGCAGTAACAGCACCACAGCTACGATAACAACGACTACAGCTCAGGCAAACAACCCAAATGAGAACACAGTTAACTTTCATATTAAAACGCAAAATCAATGTAAAGATGATGACAACAATAATGGCCATCGAAGGAATAATAATGGGCATGACGATTATGAAGatgacaataataataacgtCGGTGGAAGTGGTGCTCCTAACATGATTAGCAATAACAAAGGCTCTGGTAGTCATAACAGAAACAATTATGCCGGCAACAGTGGGGGAGGTAGTAATAAAGCAGGAGGTAATCATAGCGGAAGCAATCACAATGGAAGCAATCACAATGGAAGCAATCACAGGAGTAGCACTGATTTTAACTtccattataataatgagaaTCGAGGGAGCGGCATATTTTTAAACGATAGTATTAGTAACtcaacattatttttaaaaaattgttacatGCCAAAGGAACAAACTAAAAAGAATTTGTTATTAATAGCAGTCCTTTAG
- a CDS encoding hypothetical protein (conserved Plasmodium protein), whose product MKYEKKFWNNDKGKKKRNEKNLKDDNYNRGHNKRYNNYEGVGYNKSYNHLLHNNGMLKNMAHSERTNTDMLHNDLLHDDTLQNDLLHNNRSKNNKPHHSKYNSEKSSYTPFPQNLKKYNNYEIKNKMLDKRNNKNNNEHMLASSSYRKGAMNQKMHISNNMKSNHSRYQKTYPRVSTHRTSKFSVRGDNYNLNNFDGNKNIESCDISDDYINQDNYNVEANYRYSDNNDKNYGSNYGGNYSSNCNDNSNDSSNGNSSNKYSRTFRNEDIHIELSNMHRDLHNMLFSASKVSEENSLDANNWERNNSEGANFEETNPNSNSNSNDDFKTSFSNFFNSYQMNVKNSRNSKHNDNNKIESSKNKESNDSVLSKLLVLRNIPFNSVNTDNSNDNSNNEIADKRSNNISGNDIDSASGNVRGLVGGNSNGEHKVSSNSKTAMIINDLKKCLNSNGESNMYTLNDNMLQSLSFDNNRVGYDKDSVNNYYLDNDHFDANKSTGGIKSVDESISSRNNSFLSQHMYANIKEDCMEGGNEEIEHKTNRYKYMNNDYKFVQESPISNNSANGGNGDSSESNSSSSICGVMEANAYRMKEEKITFNNNNLFPRTQIEESLKVLNTLQVDIERVCCYIKHFIDPPEQVFEVMVNSFVNRSVLINSKIAIFYVYNHLIQELRNNYKNDFIRYNTIAEKGLEIFVIPVLRHILSEEGNSEMINKIYRCISIWNERNIYSKIICDQLKALQKNPHKKIDLSLKHTASQAHSLLSNELSKFVPVNFILKMPSINNEHKKALEDKILNALFLNLSKDTLKEFPGEDIEEASKTSDKVMRIFGQELILINSQILELSSLISDNNEHLVKLQTAMERLYE is encoded by the coding sequence atgaaatatgagaaaaaattttggaataatgataaggggaaaaaaaaaagaaatgaaaaaaatttgaaagatGACAATTATAACAGAGGTCATAATAAAAGGTATAATAACTATGAGGGGGTGGGATACAACAAATCTTACAATCACTTATTGCACAATAACGGGATGCTTAAAAATATGGCACACAGTGAAAGGACAAACACAGACATGTTACACAATGATTTGTTACACGATGATACATTACAAAACGACTTGTTACACAATAACAGgtctaaaaataataagccCCACCATAGTAAATACAACTCAGAAAAATCGAGTTACACACCTTTCCCCcagaatttgaaaaaatacaataattatgaaatcaaaaacaaaatgttagataaacgaaataataaaaataataatgaacatATGTTAGCTTCATCATCTTATAGAAAAGGAGCGATGAATcaaaaaatgcatatttctaataatatgaaaagtaACCATTCGAGGTATCAAAAAACATACCCAAGGGTATCAACCCATAGGACATCAAAATTTAGTGTACGTGGGGATAATTATAACTTGAACAATTTTGACggcaataaaaatattgaaagcTGTGATATTTCGGATGATTATATTAACCAGGACAATTATAATGTTGAAGCTAATTACCGGTATAGCGATAATAACGATAAGAATTATGGCAGTAATTATGGCGGTAACTATAGCAGTAACTGTAACGATAATAGTAATGATAGTAGTAAtggtaatagtagtaataagtATAGTAGAACTTTCAGAAATGAGGACATACATATCGAACTGAGTAATATGCATAGAGACCTGCACAACATGTTATTTTCCGCTTCAAAAGTAAGTGAAGAGAATAGTTTGGATGCAAATAATTGGGAGAGGAATAATTCGGAGGGAGCTAATTTTGAGGAAACTAATcctaatagtaatagtaactcAAATGATGATTTCAAAACAAGTTttagcaatttttttaactcaTATCAAATGAATGTGAAAAATAGTAGGAACAGTAAgcataatgataataacaaaattgagtcttcgaaaaataaagagagTAATGACAGCGTGTTAAGTAAACTTTTAGTCCTGAGGAATATTCCGTTCAACAGTGTGAACACAGACAACTCGAATGACAACAGCAATAATGAGATTGCTGATAAAAGGAGTAATAACATTAGTGGTAATGATATTGACAGCGCTAGTGGCAATGTTAGGGGCCTCGTTGGAGGTAATAGTAATGGTGAGCATAAAGTTAGTTCAAACAGCAAAACGGCCATGATAATTAacgatttaaaaaaatgccTTAATAGCAATGGTGAATCGAATATGTATACACTGAATGATAATATGCTACAGTCTTTATCCTTTGACAACAATAGGGTAGGTTATGATAAGGACAgtgtaaataattattatttggaTAATGACCATTTTGATGCAAATAAATCAACTGGTGGGATTAAATCAGTTGATGAAAGTATTAGTAGTCGTAATAATAGTTTTTTATCCCAACATATGTATGCGAATATTAAGGAAGACTGCATGGAAGGAGGTAATGAAGAAATAGAGCATAAAACTAatagatataaatacatgaacAATGATTACAAATTCGTGCAAGAATCTCCCATATCAAATAATAGTGCGAATGGTGGAAATGGAGATAGTAGCGAAAGTAATAGCAGTAGCAGCATTTGCGGTGTAATGGAAGCAAATGCTTATAGAATGAAAGAGGAAAAGAtaacttttaataataataatttattcccTAGGACGCAGATTGAAGAATCATTGAAAGTTTTAAATACATTACAAGTAGACATTGAAAGAGTGTGTTGTTATATTAAACATTTCATAGACCCCCCTGAGCAAGTGTTTGAAGTTATGGTGAATTCTTTTGTTAATAGGTCAGTGTTGATAAATTCCAAAATTgccattttttatgtatataatcaCTTGATACAAgaattaagaaataattacaaaaacgATTTTATTAGATATAATACCATAGCTGAAAAGGGATTagaaatatttgttattccTGTGCTAAGACATATCCTAAGTGAAGAAGGAAACAGTGAAatgattaataaaatttatagatGTATATCTATTTGGaatgaaagaaatatttatagtaaaattatatgtgaTCAGTTAAAAGCATTACAAAAAAAtccacataaaaaaattgatttaTCTTTGAAACATACAGCTAGTCAAGCACATAGTTTATTATCAAATGAACTCTCAAAATTTGTTCctgtaaattttatattaaaaatgccaagtattaataatgaacataaaaaagcGTTAgaagataaaattttaaatgccctttttcttaatttgtCAAAAGATACACTAAAAGAATTTCCCGGTGAAGATATTGAAGAAGCATCAAAAACATCAGACAAAGTTATGAGGATATTCGGCCAAgagttaattttaattaattcacAAATTTTAGAATTATCATCCTTAATTAGTGACAATAATGAACATTTGGTTAAGCTGCAAACTGCAATGGAGAGGTTATATGAGTAA